Genomic DNA from Colius striatus isolate bColStr4 chromosome 7, bColStr4.1.hap1, whole genome shotgun sequence:
CCCTGATTCCTGTCCCTGTGTCACCTCCACTCCCAGGACACTGGATCCCAACCCCATTCCCAAGGTCCCCATGTCCCCAGAGTCCCCAACCATGTCCCTCTGCCCCCTCCATCCCCAGTGTCCCCAACCTCATCCTTctgtcccctccatccccaGTGTCCCCAACCTCATCCTTctgtcccctccatccccaGTGTCCCCAACCTTGTCCCTCTGCCCCCTCCATCCCCAGAGTGTCCCCTGCTTCATTCCTctgtcccctccatccccaGTGTCCCCAACCTcatccctctgtcccctccatccccaGAGTGTCCCCTGCTTcatccctctgtcccctccatCTCCAGTGTCCCCAACCTcatccctctgtcccctccatccccaGGCTCCTggagcatccccagccccatccccgtGCCCCCTCATCACCCCGTGCCCCCTCCCTCACCCCGTGCCCCCTGTCCCGTGCCCCCTGGGCTGTGCCCACCTTCCCAAAGACGCTGTTGAGGAAGGGTGAGTAGCTcttggtggcagcagcagcgtggGGGTCCCTGGGAcccttcttgctgttcttctgCCCGTGGCTCTTGGTGGCCGGAGGCCCAACGTCGTCgggggctttgggggctttgtcccccccctcccccacttTGCCAGGGCTCTCAGTGTCTTTGGGGGTCCCCTTGTCCCCCCGGGAGCGTGGcatggggcaggcagcagcGGGACCCCGCGCCAGCCGagccctgccaggagcctgaGGAAATCCTCTTATGGGCCTCAGGAGCCCCCCCAACCCACCCCCATCACCCCCCCCCGTGGGCTTCCCGGGCCAGGCCAAAGCCAATTAGTGCTGATTAGCAGCAGGAAACGGCcacagggcaccctctgtggcCTCAGGCAGGGGCAGAGCCACACGGGTCCCCAGGGCATGTCACAGAGACACTCTGAGTACCCCatagccccagcagcagcccatggACCCACTGGTGACGCCCCatggccccagcagcagcccatggACCCACTGGTGACACCCCATGTCCCCACTGGTGACACCCCATGGCCCCACTGGTGACATCCCAtggccccagcaccagcccatgGACCCACTGGTGACACCCCATgtccccagcaccagcccatgGCCCCACTGGTGACACCCCAtggccccagcaccagcccacaGACCCATTGGTGTCATCCCATGGCCCCACTGGTGACATCCCAtgtcctcagcagcagcccatgGCCCCACTGGTGATACCCCATGGCCCCACGGGTGACaccccatggcctcagcaccaGCCCATGGCCCCACTGGTGACACCCCATGATCACCATCCATgtccccagcaccagcccacaGACCCACTGGTGACAGCTCatggcaccagcagcagcccatGGCCCCACTGGTGCCACCCCGTGGGCACCACTCACGTCCCCAGCGCTAAGCCACAGCCCTAACGCTCCCACCCCACGGCCACCACCCCAGGGCCACCCTCTCCGTCCCCACTGGTGCCACCCCGTGGCCAGCACCCGCGTCCCCAAGCACCAACCCCCCATCCCCGGTGCCCCCGCTCCCACCCgtgtccccatcccagccccagcgcGGGGTCCCATCCCCGCACGATGGGCACGGGGTGGCACAgcccggggtggggggagacGACGACACCCCGaaatgagtgtgtgtgtgtgtgcggggAGGGGTGACACGCGTGGGGGCGACACGCGTGGGGGGGACACGGGAGGGCTGGCACCTTGCAGCCCCCTTCACCCTCCGCTGCTCCACTTCGCCCCGCGCCGATGCCACCGTCCCCGCCGCCCCACGCGGGACATCCCGCATCCCCTCCCCCGCGGGACATCCCGCACCCCCTCCCCACGCGGGGCATCCCGCAGCCCCTCCCCCGCGGGACATCCCGCACCCCCTCCCCACGCGGGGCATCCCGCACCCCCTCCCCACGCGGGGCACCCCGCATCCCCTCCCCACGCGTGCGCGCCGCGGCGGCCGCTCCCCCCGGGGATGGGTGTTGTGGGGGGGTGCGGGTGGGTGCGGGGTGTGCGGGGGGGGGTCCCGCGTGGCGCgtgcgcggggcggggcgctgCCGGTCACTTCCtgccccgccccgtcccgccgctgccccgcgcgcgccgccgcccgctcccGACGGGACCCCCCCGGccgccggccgcgccgccggTGAGTGCGCGGGGACGGGACCCCCCGCTCCCCATCCCTCACCTCACCCCATCCCCGCACCGCGCCCCGCGCCATGCGGCAGCCCCGGGGGGAACCGACCCGCACCCGCAGCCGTCCGGTCCCCGACCgaccccatccctgtccctgacccccccccgccccgtccTGCTCCTTCCCGGGGGTGTCCCTTGTCCCCTGGCCCAGCGGGAACGTCCctatccccatcccctgccccagcagggCCACTCATCcctctccctgtccccatccctgtccccatcctcgtccctatccctttcctccttcccaaTGGGGCCACCCCatccctgtccttgtccccatccctgtcccccttCCCAAGGGGGCCTTCCcacccctgtccccatccctgtcctccTTCCCATTGGGGCCAccccatccctgtgctccttgtccccatccctgtgctcctTGTCCCCATTCCTGTTCCCGTTCCCAAGGGATCCCCCTCACCCCTGTCCCcacccctgtccccatccccaggggCCCCCCTCACCCTTGTCCCCACCTCTGCGCCAGCAGGGCCACTCATGTTCCTCTCctcatccctgtccccatccccttACCCCGTGCAGCCcagcccccatcccctgccccagcagggCCACTCATATCCCTCTCCCTGTCCTCATccttgtccccatccctgtcctccTTCCCAGTAGGGCCAccccatccctgtgctccttgtccccatccctgtTCCCCTTCCCAAGGGGTCCCCCTcacccctgtccccatcccctgctccagcagggcCACTCATgtccctctccccatccccatccttgtccccatcctcatccctaTCCCTGTCCTCCTTCCCAATGGGGCCAccccatccctgtgctcctTGTCCCCATCCTTATGCTccttgtccccatccctgtcccccttCCCAAGGGGGCCCCCTcacccctgtccccatccccttccccagcagggCCACTCAtatccccatccctgtccccatccctgtcctccTTCCCAATGGGGCCAccccatccctgtgctccttgtccccatccctgtgctccttgtccccatccctgtccccatccccaggggTCCCCCTcacccctgtccccatcccctgccccagcagggCCACTCATatctctctccctgtccccatccttgtccctatccctgtcctCCTTCCCAATGGGGCCATCCCATCCTTGTGCTccttgtccccatccctgtTCCCCTTCCCAAGGGGTCCCCCTcacccctgtccccatcccctgctccagcagggcCACTCATgtccctctccccatccctgtcctcatcctcatccccttACCCAGTGCAGCCcagcccccatcccctgccccagcagggCCACTCATATCcctctccctgtccccatccctgtccccatcccaaGGGGTCCCTCTcacccctgtccccatcctcgTCCCCATCCCTATCCTCCTTCCCAGTGGGGCCACCCCATCCTTGTGCTccttgtccccatccctgtgctccttgtccccatccctgtccccttCCCAAGGGAGCCCCCTCACCCCTGTCCCCACCTCTGCCCCAGCAGGGCCACTCATgtccctctccccatccccatccttgtccccatcctcatccctaTCCCTGTCCTCCTTCCCAATGGGGCCAccccatccctgtgctcctTGTCCCCATCCTTATGCTccttgtccccatccctgtcccccttCCCAAGGGGGCCCCCTCACCCCTGTCCCCATCACCTTCCCCAGCAGGGCCACTCAtatccccatccctgtccccatccctgtcctccTTCCCAATGGGGCCACCCCATCCTTGTGCTccttgtccccatccctgtccccatccctatCCCCCATCCCCAGGGGTCCCCCTCACCCCTGTCccatcccctgctccagcagggcCACTCATATCcctctccctgtccccatccctgtccccatccccaggggTCCCCCTcacccctgtccccatcccctttCCCAGCAGGGCCACTCAtgtccccatcctcatccccatccctgtcccatcctcatccccttACCCCGTgcagcccatccccatcccgTGCCCCAGCAGGGCCACTCATATCcctctccctgtccccatccttgTCCCCATCCTTGTCCCCATCCtcgtccccatccctgtcctccTTCCCAATGGGGCCACCCCATCCTTGTGCTCCTCGTCCCCATCCCCgtcccatcctcatccccttACCCCGTGCAGCCCACCCCCATCCCGTGCCCCAGCAGGGCCACCCCCGTACCCCGCCACGCAGGGGGACacccctttcccctctccccatccGCGGTGAGCCCGGTCCCGCGGGGGGCcgccgtcccgtcccgtcccgcggCCGGCGGGGGAGGGGTTCCCGTACCGACCGTTTCCCCGGGGCGGGCCGTCGCCGCCGAGCCCGCCCCCTCCGTCCGTGCCCGTCGCCGGCCGCTGAGCGCCGCCCGGGCTTTGGGCCCCCAGCCATGTCGTTTCGGAAGGTGGTTCGGCAGAGCAAGTTCCGGCACGTGTTCGGGCAGGCGCTGCGCACCGAGCAGTGCTACGACGACATCCGCGTGTCCCGCGTCACCTGGGACAGCACCTTCTGCGCCATCAACCCCGCCTTCCTCGCCGTCATCGTGGAGGCCAGCGGAGGGGGGGCTTTCCTCGTCCTCCCCCTGCACaaggtgggggggaaggggatgaGGGTTTGTGCTGATGGGTGAGCTCCCCCTGCACAAAGAGGGGAGGGGATAAGGGGATGTTGATGGATGTCCTCCCCCTGCAcaaggtggggagggggagaaagggggagGGTTTGTGCTGATGGTGAGCTCCCCCTGCACAAGgtgaggaggggaaagggggggtaAAGGGAGAGGGTTTGTGCTGATGGGTGAGCTCCCCCTGcacaaggaggggagggggataATGGGGTGCTGATGGGTGAGCTCTCCCTGTATaaagtggggaggggggatAAGGGGATGGGGGTGTTGATGGGTGAGCTCCCCCTGCAcaaggtggggaggggggataaTGGGGTGCTGATGGGTGGGCTCCCCCTGTATAaagtggggaggggaaaggtggggtAAAGAGAGAGGGTTTCTGCTGATGGGTGAGCTCCCCCTGCACAAGGAGGGGGATAAAGAAGTGCTGATGGGTGAGCTCCCCCTGTATaaagtggggaggggggatAAGGGGATGGGGGTGTTGATGGGTGAGCTCCCCCTGTATAAAGTGGGGAGGGAGATAAGGGATGGGGATGCTGATGGGTGAGCTCCCCCTGCACAAGAAGGGGAGGGGATAATGGGGTGCTGATGGGTGAGCTCCCCCTGTATAAAGTGGGGAGGGGGATAAGGGGATGGGGGTGTTGATGGATGTCCTCCCCCTGCAcaaggtggggagggggggaaagggggagggtTTGTGCTGATGGTGAGCTCCCCCTGCACAAGGTGAGGAGGGGGGATAAGGGAATGGGGTGCTGATGGGTGACCTCCCCCTGCACAAGAAGGGGAGGGGGATAATGGGGTGCTGATGGGTAAGCTCCCCCTGTATAAAGTGGGGAGGGGGATAAGGGGATGGGGGTTTTGATGGGTGAGCTCCCCCTGTATaaagtggggagggggggtAAGGGGATGGGGGTGTTGATGGGTGAGCTCCCCCTGcacaaggaggggaggggataAGGGGATGCTGATGGGTGAGCTCCCCATGTATaaagtggggaggggggatAAGGGGATGAGGGTGTTGATGGGTGAGCTCCCCCTGCAcaaggtggggaggggggataaTGGGGTGCTGATGGGTGAGCTCCCCCTTGCTCaaggtggggagaggaggggagataAAAGGATGGGGGGAGAGTCTGTGTTGATGGGTGGCCTCCTCCTGCACAAGATGGGGTGGGGGGATAATGGGGTGTGGGATGCTGATGGGTGATCTCCCCCTGCACAAGGGGATGGGGGTGCTGATGGGTGACCTCCTCCTGCACAAGGTGGGGTGGGGGAATGATGGTATGGGGATGCTGATGGGTGATCTCCCACTGCACAAGGTGGGGAGAAGAGGGGGGATAAAGGGATGGGGGGAGGGTTTGTGTTGGTGGGTGAGCTCCCTTTGCtcaaggaggggaggggaagggggataAGGGGATGCTGATGGGTGAGCTCCCCCTGcacaaggaggggagggggataATGGGATGGGGGTGCTGATGGGTGACCTCCCTGCCCTCTCTCCTCCACACTGTGCCACCCCCCCTCAGACTGGGCGCATCGACAAGTCGTACCCCACGGTGTGTGGGCACACGGGCCCCGTCCTGGACATCGACTGGTGCCCCCACAACGACCACGTCATCGCCAGCGGCTCCGAGGACTGCAGCGTCATGGTGAGGGGCGGGGGCGAGGCGGGGGGGGCACGGGGACGGTGCTCAGCCCTCTGCCACCGCTGCCCTGTGCCCCTCAGGTGTGGCAGATCCCCGAGCAGGGGCTGAGCCAGCCGCTGACGGAGCCGGTGGTCGTGCTGGAGGGACACTCCAAACGCGTGGGCATCGTCTCGTGGCACCCCACCGCCCGCAACGTCCTGCTCAGCGCGGGTGAGGGGCGGCCCCTTGGCACTTTGGAGGTGGGGGGGGTGGGTTGGCACCTGAGGtgaccccccccaatcccctctctgcctttcctcagggTGTGACAACGTGGTGCTGATCTGGAACGTGGGCACGGCGGAGGAGCTGTACCGGCTGGACGGGCTGCACCCCGACCTCATCTACAGCGTCAGCTGGAGCCGCGACGGGGCCCTGTTCTGCACCGCCTGCAAGGACAAGAGCGTGCGGGTCATCGACCCCCGCCGTGGCACCGTGGTGGCTGTGAGTGTCCCCTCCCCCAGGGAGCTGGcacccacccccagcaccaTCCTGCTCGAGGTGCTTGGTGGgagaacctcctgcacccagccGTGCCCCTGCACCCTGCGGCTCCCCGTTGTCCCACGTCACTTGGGTGCCTCCGTCCCCTGAGCTCCACACTGCCCCATGTCCCTTGGGTGCCTCTGTCCCCTTTTACTTGGGTGCCTCCATCCCCTGAGCTCCACACTGCCCCATGTCCCTTGGGTGCCTCTGTCCCATGTCACTTGGGTGCCTCCATTCCCTGAGCTCCACACTGCCCCATGTCCCTTGGGTGCCTCTGTCCCATGTCACTTGGGTGCCTCCATTCCCTGAGCTCCACACTGCCCCATGTCACTTGGGTGCCTCCGCCCCATGTCGCTTGGGTGCCTCCATCCCCTGAGCTCCACACTGTCCCATGTGTGCCTCTGTCACAAGTCACTTGGATGCCTCTGTCCCATGGGTGCCTCTGTCCCATGGGTGCCTGTGTCCCATGTCCCATGGGTGCCCCTTTCCTCTGCTCTCCGCTGTCTCCTGGGTACTCCCATCCCCTGGAGCTCCTCACCACCCCATGTCCTTTGGGTGCCTCTGTCCCATGTCTTGTGGGTGCCACTGTTCGATGTCCCATGGGTGACCCCAGCCCCTGGACCTCTGTCCCACGTCCCTTGGGTGCCTCTGTCCCATGTCCCATGGGTGAccccagcccctggagctgcccaCTGTCCCCTTgagctccctgccagcccttGGGTGCCTCTGTCCCATGTCCCGTGGATACCCCCGTCCCTCAGAGCTCCCCACTTGTCCCCTGGGTGCCCCTGTCCCTCCCTGGGTGCTacagccccctgtgccccctctcCCCAGGAGAAGGAGCGGGCACATGAGGGGGCCAGGCCCATGAGAGCCATCTTCCTGGCCGACGGCAAGATCTTCACCACCGGCTTCAGCCGCATGAGCGAGAGGCAGCTGGCACTGTGGGACACGGTGAGGGGCACCCCAGGGGTGCCAGGGGAGCCTTTGTGGGGTACCCCACGGGGCTGACACGCTGCCCTATGCAGGACAACCTGGAGGAGcccatggggctgcaggagctggactCCAGCAACGgggctctgctccccttctacgACCCCGACACCAACGTGGTCTATGTCTGTGGCAAGGTACGGCCCCGGGGTGGTGGCAGTGCCCCTGGGGACCCCCTCACTGTGCCCAGGGGACCCCCTCACCCCACCAACACCGTGTCCTCAGGGAGACTCAAGCATCAGGTACTTTGAGATCACGGAGGAGCCGCCCTACATCCATTTCCTCAACACCTTCACCAGCAAAGAGCCCCAGCGGGGCATGGGCTGGATGCCCAAGCGTGGGCTGGATGTCAGCAAGTGTGAGATTGCCAGGTGGGCACCGGGTGGGCACAGTGGGGGTGATCCCCGTGTCCCCACCCCGCTCCATcacccccttttcctcctcccctggggcaggtTTTACAAGCTGCACGAGCGCAAGTGTGAGCCCATCATCATGACAGTGCCAAGGAAGGTCAGCGGGCAAGGGGGGGTGAGGGGCATGGGAGTACCCCCCCTGGGGGCATGGCAATGGGAGGGGGTGTCCCCagtcaggctgggggtgggtGTCCCTTTAGGGGGGTCCCATCCAGGTTGTGCAGGGTGCCTGGGTGGGGGATGCTCAGTCAGGCTGGGTGGGGAGGGGTCCCTGGGGGAGCAGTGCCTGAGTGGGGATCCTTGTGGGGGGTCCCTAGGCAGGGCATGGGGGCTGAGAGGGTCTCTAGTCAGAGTGGGAGGGATCCCCGTGGGGGACTGTCTGAGGTCCAGAAGCAGATGCAGTGTGTGAGTGGGGTTCCCTGTGGGGGTTATGGGGTCTGTGGGCATAGTGTGTGCATGAGAGTCCctggtggggctgggggggggagGGTCTCTAGGCAGACACAGTGCATAGGTGGGGGTCCCTTGGGGATGTTATGGGGTCTGTGGGCAGACACAGTGCATGGGTGGGGGTCCCTTGGGGGGGTTATGGGGTCTATGGGCAAACACAGTGCTTGGATGGGGGTCCCTTGGGGGGGTCATGGGGTCTGTGGGCAGACACAGTGCATGGGTGGGGGTCCCTGTGGGGATTACCGGGGTGCCTGGGCAGCACACGCTGCCTGTGTGGGTGGGGACTCCCCTCCCCGAGGCtctccctccacctcctctgacggcggcggcggggggcgcaGTCGGACCTGTTCCAGGACGACCTGTACCCCGACACGGCGGGGCCCGAGGCGGCGCTGGAGGCGGAGGAGTGGGTGGCGGGGCGCACGGCGGGGCCGGTGCTGCTCTCGCTGCGCACCGCCTACGTGCCCCCCAAGCAGCGGGAGCTGCGCCTCAACCGCCGCAGCCTCCTGCACGACGGGCGCgccccctccgccgccgccgccgccccctcaCCCGCCCCagccgccgccgcagcccccAGCACGCCGCCCAGCACGCCGCCCCCGACCCGCCTCAGCGCTCCCCCGGCCCTGGGAACCGGCACCGCGGGGCACACGGTAGGGACGGGACGGGGGCGTGGGAattggggctggagggggggtgTCCCGGACGGGGGCGGGGCCACGCGAGTGGGTGTGGCATCAGTGGGCGGGGCCATGGGGTGGGCGGTGTCTGGATGGGCGGCAGCGATTGGCTGTTGCTGGGTGGGCGGGGCGATGTGAGTGGGTGTGGGTTTGTGGGCGGGGCCAGGCGCGGTGATTGATGCTTTGTGGGGGCATTGAAGTCTATTGGGTGGGCGTGGCCTCGGTGGGCGGGGCCATGTGGTGGGCGGTGTCTGGATGGGCGGCAGCGATTGGCTGTCGCTCGGTGGGCGGGGCGATGTGAGTGGGTGTGGGTTTGTGGGCGGGGCCAGGCGCGGTGATTGATGCTTTATGGGGCCATTGAAGTCTATAGGGTGGGCGTGGCCTCGGTGGGCGTGACCATGGGGTGGGCGACAGCGATTGGCTGTTGCTGGGTGGGCGGGGCGACGTGAGTGGGTGTGGGTTTGTGGGCGGGGCCAGGCGCGGTGATTGATGCGTTGTGGGGCCATTGGAGTCTATTGTGTGGGCGTGGCCTCGGGGGGCGGGGCGTGACGGGGCGTGTCCGCAGGGGGCGGGGCGCCTGGACGAGGTGCTGCAGGAGGTGTCGGCGCTGCGGGCGCTGGTGGCCGAGCAGGGGCTGCGCATCACCCGCCTGGAGGAGCAGCTCAGCCGCCTGGAGAACGGGCACGTCTAGGGACACACCCCTCCTGTAACTCCCACCGGGACCATCCCCCCACTTCCCCCGGGGTCTgtccttttcccccctctctggTGGGTCTTTCCCCCTTTCAGAGGGCTGGCGGCTCCTCTGGCAGctccccccgtgcccccccatTGCCTTACTGGGTGCTGCCTCCCCCAGCTGGGGACCATCTCACTCTGTAAATCGTGGACCATCCCCTTCCTAAACTGTGGGCCATGTCTCCCCCAAATTATGGACCATCTCCTCCAAATCACGGGTTCTCCCCCCCCAAATCATGGACTATGCCCCCCCCCAAAATCACAGGCCAAagtttcttccccccccccccaagtcATGGACCATCCTCACCCCAAATCATGAACTATGTACTCCCTCAAGTCATGGAACTTCCCCTCCCCCAAATAATGGACCATCTCACCCCACAAATCGCGGGCCATCTACCCCCCAAATAATGGACTGTCACCCCCAAATGACAGACTATGTACCCCCTAAATCACAGGTCAAGGTCCCCCCCCAGTCATGGACCATCTGCCCCCAAATCATGGACCAATGGCCCCCCAAATCATGGACCATTCCCCCCCAAATCATGGACCAATTGCCCCCAAAATCATGGGCCAGTTACCCCCCCAAATCATAGACCACTCTCCCTCTTGCCCCATCCTCAGGCCAGGGCCTACTCCCAGGATCAAACACTACCCCCTGCACCCCCCTTCCCTGGGTGGGGTGGAGGCTTTCCCCCCCTTTTGTGTTGGGCAGGGCATGATCTGCCCCCTCTAAGCTGTGGAATATTGTCCCCCCTATATTTTGGGGGCTTCCTCCCCCTTCCCattgcccccccccccccatacaGTGCAGGGTCAGAAACTATATTTTCATTCCAAATAAAGGACTTTATAAGAAAAGGGctgagtggggctgggggggttgTGGCTGAGGGGGGTCGCTCAGGAGGTGACAGGAAGCTCTAAGGGCTTCGGGCAAGGATGGAGGGGGGCAGGAAGGTGCAGAGGTCACAAGCATGAAAAGGGAGATGTGGGGGGGTGGCTTGGACCCCAGGgtgtcccctccctccccaaagAGTGCTGTGGGTAGGGCACCCATCACCCTATGATGAGGGGTCGTCACAAAGaggtggggggggtggggtcGGTGGTCCCAGGATGAACGTGGGGGGACAGGCGGGGGGGTGTCGAGTCAGAACAGAGTCCCCACAGGTGACAGCCCGACCTCCGAGTTTCCGGGGCCCTGGGTGCATTTTGGGtaggcggggggcggggggggcaGCCCAGACAGCATCTCGcctctccccccgcccccccccccgcgctgATACATCCGCAGGAAGCGCCGGGGGGGCCCCTCCAGCGCCTCTGGCGCCCGCAGCATCGCGACCTGCGACCAGCAGCACCCGCCGATGGTGAGCACCCCGAAAATGGGCGGGGGAGGGGGtctgggagctggaggagccGAGGGTGGGGGAGCATCCCCATGACTGGGagtgtgctgggctggggcaggactTTCTGCAGCCTGTTTCCCCTGGAGAGGTTGCTGTGCCTCATTCAAATTTGGCTCCGTCTgaccccagctgctgctgctgaggggggggaagggagaggggagcAGTGTAGGGGGGTCACTGGGGCAAACCCCCCTCCCACAGTGAGGCTGGGGTGTGGGGGGCAGTGGGATCTGGTGATGCTGGAGCTC
This window encodes:
- the CORO1B gene encoding coronin-1B isoform X1, with protein sequence MSFRKVVRQSKFRHVFGQALRTEQCYDDIRVSRVTWDSTFCAINPAFLAVIVEASGGGAFLVLPLHKTGRIDKSYPTVCGHTGPVLDIDWCPHNDHVIASGSEDCSVMVWQIPEQGLSQPLTEPVVVLEGHSKRVGIVSWHPTARNVLLSAGCDNVVLIWNVGTAEELYRLDGLHPDLIYSVSWSRDGALFCTACKDKSVRVIDPRRGTVVAEKERAHEGARPMRAIFLADGKIFTTGFSRMSERQLALWDTDNLEEPMGLQELDSSNGALLPFYDPDTNVVYVCGKGDSSIRYFEITEEPPYIHFLNTFTSKEPQRGMGWMPKRGLDVSKCEIARFYKLHERKCEPIIMTVPRKSDLFQDDLYPDTAGPEAALEAEEWVAGRTAGPVLLSLRTAYVPPKQRELRLNRRSLLHDGRAPSAAAAAPSPAPAAAAAPSTPPSTPPPTRLSAPPALGTGTAGHTGAGRLDEVLQEVSALRALVAEQGLRITRLEEQLSRLENGHV
- the CORO1B gene encoding coronin-1B isoform X2 is translated as MVWQIPEQGLSQPLTEPVVVLEGHSKRVGIVSWHPTARNVLLSAGCDNVVLIWNVGTAEELYRLDGLHPDLIYSVSWSRDGALFCTACKDKSVRVIDPRRGTVVAEKERAHEGARPMRAIFLADGKIFTTGFSRMSERQLALWDTDNLEEPMGLQELDSSNGALLPFYDPDTNVVYVCGKGDSSIRYFEITEEPPYIHFLNTFTSKEPQRGMGWMPKRGLDVSKCEIARFYKLHERKCEPIIMTVPRKSDLFQDDLYPDTAGPEAALEAEEWVAGRTAGPVLLSLRTAYVPPKQRELRLNRRSLLHDGRAPSAAAAAPSPAPAAAAAPSTPPSTPPPTRLSAPPALGTGTAGHTGAGRLDEVLQEVSALRALVAEQGLRITRLEEQLSRLENGHV